From Polaribacter butkevichii, a single genomic window includes:
- a CDS encoding glycosyltransferase family 2 protein has translation MTKITAIIPTLNEEIHIEEAIQSVKFADEIIVIDSFSTDKTLEIAEQYNVKIIKRKFDDFSSQKNFAIQQAKNPWIYILDADERVTPEVEKEVLDAVKKPNGVVGFYVRRSFYFCERKVNYSGFQSDKVIRLFLKENCKYTGLVHEKITANGEIGFLKNKIDHFSYRSYDHYISKLNHYAAIQAKELHQKGKRVNIYHVIVKPTARFFIHYFIRLGFLDGFTGFLVAKIQAYGVLTRYIKLWLYNRKIK, from the coding sequence ATGACAAAAATTACTGCAATAATTCCTACACTTAATGAAGAAATTCATATAGAAGAAGCTATACAATCTGTGAAATTTGCAGATGAAATAATTGTAATAGATTCTTTTAGTACAGATAAAACGTTAGAAATTGCAGAACAATACAATGTGAAAATCATCAAACGAAAGTTTGATGATTTTTCTTCTCAAAAAAACTTTGCTATTCAACAAGCAAAAAATCCTTGGATTTATATTTTAGACGCAGATGAACGTGTAACTCCAGAAGTAGAAAAAGAAGTTTTAGATGCAGTTAAAAAACCAAATGGGGTTGTAGGGTTTTATGTTAGACGGAGTTTTTATTTTTGTGAAAGAAAAGTAAATTATAGTGGTTTTCAAAGTGATAAAGTAATTCGTTTATTTTTAAAAGAAAATTGTAAATACACAGGGCTTGTTCATGAAAAGATAACTGCTAATGGAGAAATAGGTTTTCTGAAAAATAAAATTGATCATTTTTCTTATAGAAGTTATGACCATTATATCTCTAAATTAAATCATTATGCAGCAATTCAAGCAAAAGAATTACATCAAAAAGGAAAAAGAGTAAATATTTATCATGTGATTGTAAAACCTACTGCAAGGTTTTTTATTCACTATTTTATTAGATTGGGTTTTTTAGATGGTTTTACTGGTTTTTTAGTTGCTAAAATACAAGCTTATGGTGTTTTAACAAGGTATATTAAACTTTGGCTTTATAATAGAAAAATAAAATAA
- a CDS encoding glycosyltransferase family 2 protein, translated as MLESFSNNIDISIIIVTYKSWNDLRNCLLSIKEANSLELKLEVVVVDNCSNDGNIFEFKKEFPNLKFIENTGNNGFANGCNLGAKNALGKYLFFLNPDTIINKDSIVKMFTFLEKHANCGIVSCNQKNTKGSYENNIRFFPNLETLFGLFRVINKSNLIKRIKNKNNVIYTEWVSGAVVFISKFWFDKINGWNEDFWMYFEDVDLSKKVTDLGGEICLLTNTEIIHNHGGSSRINIKTALITKTEVLISKHVYIRNHFKGFKYFILQLLVVLNNLIGKIISVILGLIFFFVPKLRLKALLYFNILKYYFSSLKNKTWLSPKSMNYPHKSV; from the coding sequence ATGTTGGAATCTTTTTCGAATAATATTGATATTTCTATAATTATTGTAACTTATAAAAGTTGGAATGACCTACGTAATTGCTTATTATCTATAAAAGAAGCTAACTCATTAGAACTTAAATTAGAGGTGGTGGTTGTTGATAATTGCTCTAATGATGGTAATATTTTTGAATTTAAAAAAGAGTTTCCTAATTTAAAATTTATAGAAAACACAGGAAATAATGGGTTTGCTAATGGTTGTAATCTTGGAGCCAAAAACGCTCTAGGAAAATATTTGTTTTTTCTAAATCCAGATACTATAATTAACAAAGATTCTATCGTTAAAATGTTTACTTTTCTAGAAAAACATGCTAATTGCGGAATTGTTTCATGTAATCAAAAAAACACAAAAGGTTCCTATGAAAATAACATACGTTTTTTTCCAAATTTAGAAACTCTTTTTGGTCTTTTTAGAGTGATAAATAAAAGTAATTTAATAAAAAGAATAAAAAATAAAAACAATGTAATTTATACTGAGTGGGTTTCTGGGGCTGTTGTTTTTATAAGTAAGTTTTGGTTTGATAAAATTAATGGTTGGAATGAGGATTTTTGGATGTATTTTGAAGATGTTGATTTATCTAAAAAAGTAACAGATTTAGGAGGTGAAATCTGTTTATTAACAAATACAGAGATTATACATAATCATGGAGGCTCGTCTAGAATCAATATAAAAACAGCTTTAATAACAAAAACAGAAGTTCTTATTTCTAAACATGTATATATTAGAAATCATTTTAAAGGTTTTAAATATTTTATTTTACAGCTCTTAGTTGTTCTAAATAATCTTATAGGGAAAATTATTTCTGTTATTTTGGGACTTATTTTTTTCTTTGTTCCTAAGCTAAGATTAAAAGCCCTTTTATATTTTAATATCTTAAAATATTATTTTAGTTCACTTAAAAATAAAACATGGTTAAGTCCTAAATCCATGAATTATCCCCATAAATCAGTGTAA
- the def gene encoding peptide deformylase has translation MILPIVAYGDPVLRKVGTEIDADYPNLETLISNMKETMYNASGVGLAAPQIGKAIRLFVIDASPFADDEELSEKDREALKNFNRVFINAKIIKEEGDEWAFNEGCLSIPDVREDVFRQPEITIEYQDEDFKTHTETLDGLAARVFQHEYDHIDGILFTDKLSTLKKRLIKKKLEKISKGKVHADYRMRFPNAKKGK, from the coding sequence ATGATTTTACCAATAGTAGCTTACGGAGATCCGGTTTTACGTAAAGTAGGAACTGAAATTGATGCTGATTACCCGAACTTAGAAACCTTAATTTCTAACATGAAGGAAACGATGTACAATGCATCTGGTGTTGGTTTAGCTGCACCACAAATAGGAAAAGCAATTCGTTTGTTTGTTATTGATGCCTCACCTTTTGCTGATGACGAAGAATTGTCTGAAAAGGATAGAGAAGCATTAAAAAACTTTAACAGAGTTTTTATAAATGCTAAAATTATTAAAGAAGAAGGAGACGAATGGGCTTTTAACGAAGGTTGTTTAAGTATTCCGGATGTTAGAGAAGACGTTTTTCGTCAACCAGAAATTACCATCGAGTATCAAGATGAAGATTTTAAAACGCATACAGAAACTTTAGATGGTTTAGCAGCTAGAGTTTTTCAGCATGAATATGATCATATCGATGGAATTTTATTTACAGACAAACTTTCTACTCTTAAAAAAAGATTGATTAAAAAGAAATTAGAAAAAATTTCTAAAGGAAAAGTTCATGCAGATTACAGAATGCGTTTTCCAAATGCTAAAAAAGGTAAATAA
- a CDS encoding 2,3,4,5-tetrahydropyridine-2,6-dicarboxylate N-succinyltransferase: protein MKEIRQIIESAWDNRELLKEENTINTIRKVVDLLDKGELRVAEPIVGGWQVNEWVKKAVVLYFPIQKMETLEAGIFEYHDKMPLKTDYAAQGVRVVPGASARKGSYLSPGTILMPSYVNIGAYVDEGTMVDTWATVGSCAQIGKNVHLSGGVGIGGVLEPLQAAPVIIEDGVFVGSRCIVVEGVRVEKEAVLGANVVLTMSTKIIDVTGDVPVETKGVVPARSVVIPGSYTKKFAAGEFNVPCALIIGKRKESTNKKTSLNDALREYDVAV, encoded by the coding sequence ATGAAAGAAATTAGACAAATTATAGAATCAGCTTGGGATAATCGTGAGTTGTTAAAAGAAGAAAATACAATTAACACAATTAGAAAAGTTGTTGATTTATTAGATAAAGGAGAATTAAGGGTTGCAGAACCTATTGTTGGAGGATGGCAAGTAAATGAATGGGTAAAGAAAGCAGTAGTTTTATATTTCCCTATTCAGAAAATGGAAACTTTAGAAGCAGGTATTTTTGAATATCACGATAAAATGCCTTTAAAAACAGATTATGCTGCTCAAGGAGTTCGTGTAGTTCCTGGAGCATCTGCTCGTAAAGGATCTTACCTTTCACCAGGTACTATTTTAATGCCAAGTTACGTTAATATTGGGGCGTATGTAGATGAAGGTACCATGGTTGATACTTGGGCTACTGTTGGTTCTTGTGCGCAAATTGGTAAAAATGTTCACCTTTCTGGTGGTGTTGGTATTGGTGGTGTTTTAGAACCATTACAAGCAGCTCCTGTAATTATAGAAGATGGCGTTTTTGTTGGTTCTAGATGTATTGTTGTAGAAGGTGTTAGAGTAGAAAAAGAAGCTGTTTTAGGTGCAAATGTGGTACTTACAATGAGTACAAAAATTATTGATGTTACTGGTGATGTACCTGTAGAAACTAAGGGTGTTGTACCTGCAAGATCTGTGGTAATACCAGGAAGCTATACAAAGAAGTTTGCGGCAGGAGAGTTTAATGTGCCTTGTGCATTAATTATCGGAAAAAGAAAAGAAAGTACCAATAAAAAGACTTCTTTAAATGATGCATTAAGAGAATATGATGTTGCTGTTTAA
- a CDS encoding DUF5606 domain-containing protein, which yields MEFNKIIAVTGKPGLFQVISQSKNAVIAESLVEKKRVAINAAQNVSLLENIAIYTYEEDVPLLNIFTSMFEKTAGKEAMSHKESNKNLTNFFSEVLPGYDEERVYASNIKKVIQWFNILVKAGMEFPKVEEVTAEESGKE from the coding sequence ATGGAATTTAACAAAATTATTGCCGTAACAGGTAAACCAGGATTATTTCAAGTAATATCTCAATCTAAAAATGCTGTAATTGCAGAATCTTTAGTAGAAAAAAAACGTGTAGCAATTAACGCTGCTCAAAACGTAAGTTTGCTAGAAAACATAGCAATTTACACGTATGAAGAAGACGTACCTTTATTAAACATTTTTACTTCTATGTTCGAAAAAACAGCAGGAAAAGAAGCAATGTCTCATAAAGAAAGTAATAAAAACTTAACTAACTTTTTCTCTGAAGTATTACCAGGTTATGATGAAGAAAGAGTGTATGCTTCTAATATTAAAAAAGTAATTCAATGGTTTAATATTTTAGTAAAAGCGGGTATGGAGTTTCCTAAAGTAGAAGAAGTAACTGCTGAAGAAAGTGGAAAGGAGTAA
- a CDS encoding ABC transporter ATP-binding protein encodes MGYFKDILKYEKKYRRFTVLNLLFNILYAIFNVLSVLAFIPVLGILFSTDKKVVSKPTYEGITGIGDYLKESFYFYISNKIETEGNIKTLVFICLLSVSLFFFKNLFRYLASYVITFLRTGIVKDLRDKLYEKIVELPISYFSEKRKGDIIARMTSDVQEVENSILTSIETIVREPLTVIIAISIMLFMSVKLTLFVFVLLPVSGFIISSISKKLKAKSAKAQKENGNFLSFIEETLTGLRIIKGFNAEGVIAKKFNNSTLHFKQLMTSVIHRQTLASPMSEFLGSATIIAILWYGGTEVLAKTSSLQPDEFLGYIVLFYTVLNPIKLITSTFYNIQKGEASAERIMTVLNTENSIKDKPNAIVKEDFTDQIQFKNISFKYKDDYVLKDFSLTINKGETVALVGQSGSGKSTLANLITRFYDVNNGDVLIDNQNIKDVTKKSLRDLMGIVSQDSILFNDTIANNINLGTKNASDEAILEAATIANADEFIQNLPQKYQTNIGDSGNTLSGGQKQRLSIARAVLKNPPIMILDEATSALDTESEQLVQVALEKMMQNRTSLVIAHRLSTIQKADKIVVMKKGKIVEQGKHEELLAKKGEYFKLVTMQSLS; translated from the coding sequence ATGGGGTATTTTAAAGACATTTTAAAATATGAAAAAAAGTATAGAAGGTTTACAGTTTTAAACCTTCTATTTAACATACTTTACGCTATTTTTAATGTACTGTCCGTTTTAGCTTTTATACCTGTTTTAGGCATCTTATTTAGCACAGATAAAAAGGTTGTAAGTAAACCAACTTATGAGGGCATTACCGGAATTGGAGATTACTTAAAAGAAAGTTTTTACTTTTACATATCAAACAAAATAGAAACTGAAGGCAATATAAAAACACTAGTTTTTATTTGCTTACTATCTGTTTCTTTATTCTTTTTTAAAAATTTATTTAGATATTTAGCTTCTTATGTAATTACCTTTTTAAGAACCGGAATAGTAAAAGATTTACGAGATAAATTATACGAAAAAATTGTAGAATTGCCTATCTCCTACTTTTCCGAAAAAAGAAAAGGAGACATAATTGCGCGTATGACCTCTGATGTACAAGAAGTAGAAAACTCCATTTTAACATCTATAGAAACCATTGTTAGAGAGCCGTTAACTGTAATTATTGCAATTTCTATTATGCTTTTTATGAGTGTAAAATTAACACTCTTTGTTTTTGTTTTATTACCAGTTTCAGGATTTATAATTTCATCCATCAGTAAAAAATTAAAAGCAAAATCTGCTAAAGCTCAGAAAGAAAATGGTAATTTTTTATCATTTATAGAAGAAACCTTAACGGGATTAAGAATCATTAAAGGCTTTAATGCAGAAGGGGTAATCGCTAAAAAGTTTAACAACTCTACACTTCATTTTAAACAATTAATGACCAGTGTAATTCACAGGCAAACATTGGCTTCTCCAATGAGTGAATTTTTAGGTTCGGCAACCATTATTGCCATCCTTTGGTACGGAGGAACAGAAGTTTTAGCTAAAACAAGTTCTTTGCAACCAGATGAATTTTTAGGTTATATTGTGTTATTTTACACCGTTTTAAACCCTATAAAATTAATTACTTCTACCTTTTATAATATTCAAAAAGGAGAGGCATCTGCAGAAAGAATTATGACGGTTTTAAATACAGAAAATAGTATTAAAGACAAACCTAACGCTATTGTAAAAGAAGACTTTACTGATCAAATACAATTTAAAAATATTTCTTTTAAATATAAAGATGATTATGTTTTAAAAGACTTCTCTTTAACCATTAATAAAGGAGAAACCGTTGCTTTGGTTGGTCAATCTGGTAGTGGAAAATCTACCTTAGCCAATTTAATTACTCGTTTTTACGATGTAAATAATGGTGATGTTCTTATTGATAATCAAAATATAAAAGACGTTACCAAAAAATCTTTAAGAGATTTAATGGGAATTGTTTCTCAAGATTCTATTTTATTTAATGACACCATTGCAAACAACATCAATTTAGGTACTAAAAATGCAAGTGATGAAGCTATTTTAGAAGCTGCAACAATTGCAAATGCAGATGAGTTTATTCAGAATTTACCTCAAAAATACCAAACCAATATTGGCGATAGTGGAAACACGCTGTCTGGCGGACAGAAACAACGTTTGTCTATTGCAAGGGCTGTTTTAAAAAACCCTCCAATAATGATTCTAGACGAAGCTACTTCTGCTCTAGACACCGAGTCTGAACAATTGGTACAAGTTGCTTTAGAAAAAATGATGCAAAACAGAACGTCTTTAGTAATTGCACACAGGTTATCTACCATTCAAAAAGCAGATAAAATTGTGGTCATGAAAAAAGGAAAAATTGTAGAACAAGGTAAACATGAAGAATTACTTGCCAAAAAAGGAGAGTATTTTAAGTTAGTAACTATGCAATCTTTAAGTTAA
- the mazG gene encoding nucleoside triphosphate pyrophosphohydrolase, with protein MNSRKEQLAAFNRLLDIMDDLREKCPWDKKQTLESLRHLTIEETYELADAILDNDLQEIKKELGDVLLHIVFYAKIGSEQKAFDIADVANAISDKLIHRHPHIYGDVVADTEEEVKRNWEQLKLKEGNKSVLEGVPKSLPAVVKASRIQEKVKGVGFDWEHPEQVWEKVQEELTELNEEVKAGNKEETEKEFGDVLFSMINYARFIGVNPENALEKTNKKFINRFQFLEQEAKKEGKELADMSLTEMDVYWEKSKKIFK; from the coding sequence ATGAATAGCAGAAAAGAACAATTAGCAGCTTTTAATAGATTGTTAGATATTATGGACGACCTTCGAGAGAAATGTCCGTGGGATAAAAAACAAACTTTAGAAAGTTTACGTCATCTTACAATTGAAGAAACGTACGAATTGGCAGATGCTATTCTAGACAATGATTTACAAGAAATAAAAAAAGAATTAGGCGATGTGCTTTTGCACATCGTCTTTTATGCTAAAATTGGAAGCGAACAAAAAGCTTTTGATATTGCTGATGTTGCCAACGCAATTTCCGACAAGTTAATACACAGACATCCTCATATTTATGGCGATGTTGTTGCTGATACCGAAGAAGAAGTAAAACGCAATTGGGAACAATTAAAATTAAAAGAAGGAAACAAATCTGTCTTAGAAGGTGTTCCTAAAAGTTTACCTGCTGTTGTAAAAGCAAGCAGAATTCAAGAAAAAGTAAAAGGTGTTGGTTTCGATTGGGAACACCCAGAACAAGTTTGGGAAAAAGTCCAGGAAGAATTAACTGAATTAAACGAAGAAGTAAAAGCTGGAAATAAAGAAGAAACTGAAAAAGAATTTGGTGATGTCTTGTTTTCTATGATCAATTACGCTCGTTTTATTGGCGTAAACCCAGAAAATGCTTTAGAAAAAACGAATAAGAAATTTATTAATCGTTTTCAATTTCTAGAACAAGAAGCCAAAAAAGAAGGCAAAGAACTTGCTGATATGTCCTTAACTGAAATGGATGTATATTGGGAAAAATCGAAAAAAATTTTTAAATAA
- a CDS encoding enoyl-ACP reductase FabI — translation MYNLLKGKKGIIFGALNENSIAWKTAQRAHEEGAEFVLTNAPASIRMGQLDVLAKKTGSQIIPADATSVEDLENLVEKSMEILGGKIDFVLHSIGMSVNVRKNKPYTDPNYDYTTKGWNVSAVSFHKVLNVLYHKKAMKDWGSIVALTYMAAQRVFPDYNDMADNKAYLESIARSFGYYFGRDFKVRVNTISQSPTPTTAGNGVKGFDGFINFSEKMSPLGNASAADCADYTISLFSDLTKKVTLQNLFHDGGFSNMGVSDAVMDKFE, via the coding sequence ATGTACAACTTACTAAAAGGAAAAAAAGGAATCATTTTTGGCGCTTTAAATGAAAATTCTATCGCTTGGAAAACGGCGCAAAGAGCACATGAAGAAGGAGCGGAGTTTGTATTAACCAATGCGCCGGCTTCTATAAGAATGGGCCAATTAGATGTTTTGGCAAAGAAAACAGGCTCTCAAATTATTCCTGCAGATGCAACTTCTGTAGAAGATTTAGAGAATTTGGTAGAAAAATCTATGGAGATTCTTGGTGGTAAAATAGATTTCGTTTTGCATTCCATCGGTATGTCTGTAAATGTTAGAAAAAACAAACCGTATACAGATCCAAATTACGATTACACCACAAAAGGTTGGAATGTTTCAGCCGTTTCTTTTCATAAAGTACTCAATGTTTTGTATCATAAAAAAGCCATGAAAGATTGGGGTTCTATCGTTGCTTTAACTTATATGGCGGCGCAAAGAGTGTTTCCAGATTACAATGACATGGCAGATAATAAAGCCTATTTAGAGTCTATTGCACGTAGTTTTGGGTATTATTTTGGTAGAGATTTTAAAGTGCGTGTCAACACCATTTCTCAATCTCCAACACCAACAACAGCCGGAAACGGCGTAAAAGGTTTCGACGGATTTATCAATTTTTCAGAAAAAATGAGTCCGTTAGGCAATGCTTCTGCGGCCGATTGTGCAGATTATACCATTTCTTTGTTTTCAGATTTAACCAAGAAAGTTACGTTGCAAAATCTGTTTCACGATGGAGGATTTTCTAACATGGGCGTAAGTGATGCTGTTATGGATAAGTTCGAATAG
- a CDS encoding glycosyltransferase, whose amino-acid sequence MKYSIIIPVYNRPTEIDELLESLTKQDFSNNFEVLIIEDGSTEKSEVVVGKYKNQLDINYFFKENSGAGASRNFGMQHATGDYYIILDSDVIVPSQYLYEVNKALEINFTDAFGGPDAAHKSFTALQKAINYSMTSVLTTGGIRGKKQAVGTFQPRSFNLGLSKVAFNKTQGFSKMKNGEDIDLTFRLWENGFETQLIEKAFVYHKRRSSIQQFFKQTFGFGTARPILNKKYPETAKPTYWFPSLFIIGIDVSIILAVFGYNQLLYCYGFYFLLIFLDSLFQNKNVQVAFLSMFTSLTQFLGYGLGFLESQFYPKK is encoded by the coding sequence TTGAAATACTCCATCATCATACCTGTTTACAATCGTCCTACAGAAATAGACGAATTATTAGAAAGTCTTACAAAACAAGATTTCTCTAACAATTTTGAAGTTTTAATTATAGAAGACGGTTCTACGGAAAAAAGTGAAGTTGTTGTAGGGAAGTATAAAAATCAATTAGACATAAACTATTTTTTTAAAGAAAACAGTGGAGCAGGAGCAAGCCGTAATTTCGGAATGCAGCATGCTACTGGAGATTATTATATCATTTTAGACTCTGATGTTATTGTTCCAAGTCAATATCTATACGAAGTAAATAAAGCATTAGAAATCAATTTTACAGATGCTTTTGGAGGACCAGACGCGGCACATAAAAGTTTTACAGCATTACAAAAAGCTATTAATTATTCTATGACTTCTGTATTAACGACAGGCGGAATTCGTGGTAAAAAACAAGCTGTAGGTACATTTCAACCAAGAAGTTTTAATTTAGGACTTTCTAAAGTTGCTTTTAACAAAACACAAGGTTTTTCTAAAATGAAAAACGGAGAAGATATCGATTTAACATTCCGACTTTGGGAAAATGGTTTTGAAACGCAATTGATAGAAAAAGCATTTGTTTACCATAAAAGAAGAAGCTCTATTCAGCAATTTTTTAAACAAACTTTTGGTTTCGGAACTGCAAGACCTATTTTGAATAAAAAATATCCAGAAACAGCAAAACCAACCTATTGGTTTCCTTCTTTGTTTATTATAGGGATTGATGTGAGTATCATTTTAGCTGTCTTTGGCTATAATCAATTACTCTATTGCTACGGATTTTATTTCTTGTTAATTTTCTTAGATTCGTTATTTCAGAATAAGAATGTACAAGTAGCTTTTTTAAGTATGTTTACTTCTTTAACGCAGTTTTTAGGATACGGATTAGGCTTTTTAGAGTCGCAATTTTATCCGAAGAAATAG
- the ruvX gene encoding Holliday junction resolvase RuvX produces MSRILAIDFGKKRTGIAVTDELQIIASGLTTVNTDDLIPFLKEYISKNKVELFVVGKPKQMNNTDSESEALILPFLQKLEKQIPKIPLLRIDERFTSKMAFQTMIDGGLNKKQRRNKALVDEISATIILQSYLYNKN; encoded by the coding sequence GTGTCACGAATTCTCGCCATCGATTTTGGTAAAAAAAGAACAGGTATTGCAGTAACAGACGAACTTCAAATTATTGCCTCTGGTTTAACAACTGTAAATACAGATGATTTAATTCCTTTTCTAAAAGAATATATTTCTAAAAATAAAGTAGAGCTGTTTGTGGTAGGTAAACCAAAACAGATGAATAATACGGATAGCGAAAGTGAAGCTTTGATACTTCCTTTTCTACAGAAGCTTGAAAAGCAAATCCCTAAAATTCCTCTTTTAAGAATTGACGAACGTTTTACATCTAAAATGGCTTTTCAAACAATGATTGATGGAGGACTAAATAAAAAACAACGTAGAAATAAAGCTTTGGTTGATGAAATTAGTGCAACCATTATTTTACAATCTTATTTATACAACAAAAATTAA
- a CDS encoding CCA tRNA nucleotidyltransferase, with translation MQKQLFKEAISSEIFSVISKASTQLQIDSYVIGGFVRDFFLKRGNSKDIDVVAVGSGIELAQKVAKLLPNKPKVQVFKTYGTAMLRYNDVEIEFVGARKESYTEDSRNPDVTEGSLQDDQNRRDLTINALALSLNEANFGELLDPFNGIEDLKNKVIKTPLNPDITYSDDPLRMLRAIRFTTQLNFNIDTESLEAISRNAYRLKIITRERIVDELNKILSSAKPSIGFLLLERTGLLKQILPELIALKGVEEVEGQKHKDNFYHTLEVVDNIAKNTADVWLRWAALLHDIGKAPTKKFSKKVGWTFHAHEFVGSKMVYKLFKRLKMPLNNKMKFVQKMVMLSSRPIVLATEVTDSAVRRLVFDAGDDINSLMTLCEADITTKNPKKFKRYHQNFELVRNKIKEVEERDQVRNFQPPVTGEEIMEAFNLKPCREIGQIKEAIKEAILEGDIPNEKQASYDFMIKIGLKLGLKQG, from the coding sequence ATGCAGAAACAGTTGTTTAAAGAAGCAATTTCATCAGAAATATTTAGTGTAATATCAAAAGCATCCACTCAATTACAAATAGATAGTTATGTTATTGGAGGTTTTGTTCGTGATTTTTTCTTAAAAAGAGGGAATTCTAAAGATATAGATGTCGTAGCAGTTGGTAGTGGTATTGAGTTGGCTCAAAAAGTAGCTAAACTTTTGCCAAACAAACCTAAAGTACAGGTTTTTAAAACGTACGGAACAGCAATGCTACGCTACAACGACGTAGAAATAGAGTTTGTTGGTGCAAGAAAGGAATCGTATACAGAAGATAGCAGAAACCCAGATGTTACAGAAGGTTCTTTACAAGACGATCAAAATAGAAGAGATTTAACCATAAATGCATTAGCATTGAGTTTAAATGAAGCTAATTTTGGAGAATTGTTAGATCCTTTTAATGGAATTGAAGACCTGAAAAATAAGGTGATTAAAACACCTTTAAACCCAGATATAACGTATTCGGACGATCCTTTAAGAATGCTGCGTGCAATTCGTTTTACAACGCAATTAAATTTTAATATTGATACAGAATCTTTAGAAGCAATTTCTAGAAATGCCTATCGATTAAAAATTATTACTCGAGAAAGAATTGTAGATGAGTTGAATAAAATTTTGTCATCAGCAAAACCTTCTATAGGGTTTTTATTATTAGAAAGAACAGGGCTCTTAAAGCAAATTCTTCCGGAATTGATTGCTTTAAAAGGAGTAGAAGAGGTAGAAGGACAAAAACATAAAGATAATTTTTATCATACATTAGAAGTTGTAGATAATATTGCTAAAAATACAGCGGATGTTTGGTTGCGTTGGGCCGCTTTGTTACATGATATAGGAAAAGCGCCAACTAAAAAATTTAGTAAAAAAGTTGGGTGGACATTTCATGCACATGAATTTGTGGGCTCTAAAATGGTGTATAAATTATTCAAAAGATTAAAAATGCCATTGAATAATAAAATGAAATTTGTTCAGAAAATGGTGATGTTAAGTTCTAGACCTATTGTTTTGGCTACAGAAGTTACAGACTCTGCCGTTAGGCGTTTGGTTTTTGATGCAGGTGATGATATTAATTCTTTAATGACCCTGTGTGAAGCTGATATAACCACTAAGAATCCAAAGAAATTTAAGCGTTATCATCAAAATTTCGAATTAGTAAGAAATAAAATAAAAGAGGTAGAAGAAAGAGATCAGGTACGTAATTTTCAGCCACCAGTTACCGGCGAAGAAATTATGGAAGCTTTTAATTTAAAACCTTGTAGAGAGATTGGGCAAATTAAAGAAGCCATAAAAGAAGCAATTTTAGAAGGAGATATTCCTAATGAAAAGCAAGCCTCTTATGATTTTATGATTAAAATTGGATTAAAATTGGGGTTGAAACAAGGTTAA